The Ciceribacter thiooxidans genome window below encodes:
- a CDS encoding AraC family transcriptional regulator, giving the protein MIKNPKSAQSHDRLAAFLETFPLTAVPCDEIGQANLLIVGSATVRQPTQILFRPRVVPDLPEAKMMLAGTKVDFGGSINPLVGALPEEITLPLEEEPHLAALAVLVIDETERPRCGGAAIRERLAEVVVVLAVRRAIAAGTVNAGLLMGLAHPELHASLVAMHDAPARQWRLEELATIAGMGRSRFIREFAATVGTTPVSYLNGWRLTLGRVRLRAGKSVKATAASVGFGSAAAFSRAYSRHFGHAPSERRQAKGVS; this is encoded by the coding sequence ATGATCAAGAATCCTAAGTCGGCCCAAAGTCATGATCGGCTCGCCGCCTTTCTGGAGACCTTTCCATTGACTGCCGTGCCATGTGACGAGATTGGCCAGGCCAATCTGCTGATCGTAGGTTCCGCCACCGTGCGGCAGCCGACCCAGATCCTGTTCCGACCGCGCGTGGTGCCGGACCTGCCGGAGGCAAAGATGATGCTTGCGGGAACAAAAGTGGACTTCGGCGGAAGCATCAATCCGCTGGTCGGTGCCCTGCCGGAGGAGATCACGCTTCCACTTGAAGAGGAACCACATCTCGCGGCACTTGCGGTGCTGGTCATCGACGAGACGGAGAGACCCAGATGCGGCGGTGCCGCGATCCGCGAGCGGCTGGCGGAGGTGGTCGTGGTACTGGCGGTCCGCAGGGCGATCGCCGCCGGAACGGTGAATGCCGGCCTGTTGATGGGGCTTGCGCATCCGGAGCTTCACGCGAGCCTGGTCGCCATGCACGACGCGCCCGCGCGACAGTGGAGGCTCGAGGAACTGGCGACGATCGCGGGCATGGGACGCAGCCGTTTCATCCGCGAGTTTGCCGCGACCGTCGGCACAACCCCGGTCAGCTACCTGAATGGCTGGCGGTTGACGCTGGGGCGCGTCCGGTTGCGCGCCGGCAAGAGCGTGAAGGCAACCGCGGCTTCTGTCGGCTTCGGTAGTGCGGCAGCCTT